A genomic region of Sulfurimonas hongkongensis contains the following coding sequences:
- a CDS encoding sensor histidine kinase has translation MFKSLKLKLLFFFFIINVILLSIYGAFIYNTAKKGVLNTTDTELKMMTIDVIPDFIRGDFKNAKDVADELIGEFWIEPLFAKIIYYNKKNKKIERETFSSKKHEWLFNVPLNEKGYIGSIYYFNKESYRISSMLIFDKADTKIFIQLALQKDMNSLYLKQLFIGLIIATPILLVVFLIIASMLINRTLSPVKEVISSVKSISANNLSSRISTNGVPSEIKDLVATFNQLLNDLEVSFNKITDFSNNASHELKTPLTVIRGEIEVALKQDRRPEEYKEVLKDILQESISIQKMIEQLFFLAKKDITELSNNFSELYLDEILTDTILQIEKFALNKNIHIEIKKIIPITIQANETLLKIAINNITRNAILYSSANSHITISLDKNIKEYLLIVEDSGQGIAKEDLEHIFERFYRADKTRSRKDGGRGLGLSIVKMILDIHRYSIEIKTILNRGTTVIVKIPKLDKTTKQIPKIISNS, from the coding sequence ATGTTTAAGAGTTTAAAATTAAAACTACTCTTTTTCTTTTTTATCATAAATGTAATACTTTTATCTATTTATGGCGCATTTATCTACAACACTGCAAAAAAAGGTGTTTTAAACACAACAGATACAGAGCTTAAAATGATGACTATAGATGTCATACCAGACTTTATTAGAGGTGATTTTAAAAATGCAAAGGATGTAGCAGATGAGCTCATAGGTGAGTTTTGGATCGAACCACTCTTTGCAAAAATCATCTACTACAACAAAAAGAATAAAAAGATAGAGCGTGAAACATTCTCCTCTAAAAAACATGAATGGCTTTTTAATGTACCTCTAAATGAAAAAGGGTATATAGGCAGCATCTACTATTTTAACAAAGAGAGCTATCGTATTAGTTCTATGTTGATTTTTGACAAAGCAGATACTAAAATTTTTATTCAACTTGCCCTGCAAAAAGACATGAACTCACTATATTTAAAACAACTTTTTATCGGGCTAATAATCGCAACGCCGATTCTTTTAGTTGTGTTTTTAATTATCGCAAGCATGTTGATAAACAGAACACTCTCCCCTGTAAAGGAGGTTATCTCCTCTGTTAAATCAATCTCAGCGAACAATCTCTCTAGTAGGATTAGCACAAATGGGGTTCCAAGTGAAATCAAAGATTTAGTAGCAACTTTCAATCAACTTTTAAACGATCTTGAAGTGTCATTTAACAAGATAACTGACTTTAGTAACAACGCTTCACATGAGCTTAAAACGCCTCTAACAGTTATACGTGGGGAGATTGAAGTAGCGCTAAAGCAAGATAGAAGGCCTGAGGAGTACAAAGAAGTTTTAAAAGATATTTTACAAGAGAGTATAAGTATACAAAAAATGATTGAGCAGCTCTTTTTTCTTGCAAAAAAAGATATAACCGAGCTGAGCAACAATTTTAGTGAGCTATATTTAGATGAAATTTTAACAGATACTATTTTGCAGATAGAAAAATTTGCTTTAAATAAAAATATACATATAGAGATAAAAAAAATTATTCCCATAACAATTCAGGCAAACGAAACACTATTAAAAATTGCAATAAACAATATTACAAGAAATGCTATCCTCTATAGTAGTGCCAACTCTCACATTACTATATCCTTAGATAAAAATATCAAAGAGTACTTACTCATAGTCGAAGATAGTGGGCAGGGGATAGCAAAAGAGGACTTAGAACATATTTTTGAGAGATTTTATAGAGCAGACAAAACTCGCTCAAGAAAAGATGGAGGGAGAGGTCTGGGTCTCTCTATAGTAAAGATGATTTTAGATATCCACCGCTATAGTATAGAAATTAAGACTATTTTAAATAGAGGTACAACCGTTATTGTAAAAATACCAAAATTAGATAAAACTACAAAACAGATTCCCAAAATCATCTCAAACTCCTAA